From the Vanessa cardui chromosome 18, ilVanCard2.1, whole genome shotgun sequence genome, one window contains:
- the LOC124537211 gene encoding zwei Ig domain protein zig-8-like, whose protein sequence is MTMVFLFGALGVLALVSRTGCTDNTNGLNSDGVQELEYTDVDLGLTQRGPHFDVAYSRNVTALVGKTAQLNCRVHDLGNRTVSWIRHRDIHLLTSGRMTYTSDQRFISVHNPHTEDWILKIRFPQRRDSGIYECQVGTTPPIGHRMYLSVVEPLTTILGGPELFINMGSTINLTCVVQHSPEPPPAIRWTHNDEEINYDSPRGGVSVITEKGEMTTSHLLVQKARTPDSGRYTCAPANANPRSVLVHVLSGEHPAAMQHGGQLRLQYPLSAALLSIIVTLMGC, encoded by the exons ATGACGATGGTTTTTCTGTTCGGTGCGCTGGGTGTACTAGCCCTCGTCAGCCGTACGG GTTGCACAGACAATACAAATGGCCTCAACTCAGATGGTGTCCAAGAGTTGGAGTACACAGACGTGGACCTCGGACTTACGCAAAGAGGACCACACTTCGATGTAGCATATTCAAGGAACGTCACAGCTCTGGTCGGAAAGACAGCACAGTTGAACTGCAGAGTCCATGATCTTGGTAACAGAACG GTGTCATGGATCAGGCATAGAGACATACATCTCTTGACCTCTGGTAGGATGACCTACACTTCGGATCAGAGGTTCATCAGCGTCCACAACCCTCACACTGAAGACTGGATACTAAAG ATAAGGTTTCCACAACGGCGTGACTCCGGTATCTACGAGTGCCAAGTCGGCACCACCCCCCCAATCGGTCACAGAATGTACCTCTCTGTTGTCG AACCGCTGACAACAATTTTGGGAGGTCCAGAGTTGTTCATCAACATGGGCAGTACTATCAACCTAACGTGTGTCGTCCAGCACTCGCCGGAACCACCGCCCGCGATACGCTGGACCCACAACGATGAG GAAATCAACTATGATTCTCCACGCGGTGGTGTATCAGTGATCACCGAAAAGGGGGAAATGACAACGTCCCATCTTCTCGTGCAGAAGGCGCGAACTCCTGACTCCGGGCGCTACACCTGCGCTCCGGCCAATGCTAACCCGAGATCTGTTCTCGTACATGTTTTAAGTG GAGAGCATCCAGCCGCCATGCAGCACGGAGGTCAGCTGCGCCTTCAGTACCCCTTGTCAGCCGCACTACTCAGCATCATCGTTACCCTCATGGGTTGCTAG